Proteins from one Streptomyces caniferus genomic window:
- the putP gene encoding sodium/proline symporter PutP yields MIIFGIFLLAMVTVGIWTYQDTVTFSDFALGGRRLSAPLAALSAGASDMSGWLFLGLPGAVYAAGIGASWIAVGLAVGTYLNWRLVAPRLRTYTELAGDAKTLSAYLEERFEDGSRMLRLVSATVIVVFFTVYVASGLLAGGVLFEGIFGGGFEFALTVFAVVIVVYTVLGGFRAVSVTHSVQATVMFCAAIALPMIGIGLLGGFGAFHDVLAHKTSSLLDMGAKAHFDGSRWVSGEPLGAVAVISLLAWGLGYFGQPHILVRFMSIRSTRDIPLARRIGVGWVVVCLAGASLVGLVGIAALDQPLDNPETVFIQLCAQLVNPWVAGILLVAVLAAIKSTADSQLLVSAMALTEDFYRAFVKRRASDASMVLAARVTVVVVALVAYAIALSGGAVLDIVAYAWAGFGAAFGPVILLSLYWPRMTRAGAMAGIVTGAVTVVMWKQIDPLLGPLQSGIYEMVPGVLAATVAALLFGKFVGRPPRRTWSGPMERQATATSPVG; encoded by the coding sequence ATGATCATATTCGGAATATTCCTGCTCGCCATGGTGACCGTGGGTATCTGGACGTACCAGGACACCGTGACGTTCTCCGACTTCGCGCTCGGCGGGCGACGCCTGAGCGCACCACTGGCGGCCCTGTCCGCGGGCGCCAGTGACATGTCCGGCTGGCTGTTCCTGGGACTGCCCGGTGCCGTGTACGCGGCCGGGATCGGCGCCTCGTGGATTGCCGTCGGCCTGGCCGTCGGCACCTATCTCAACTGGCGCCTGGTCGCGCCGCGTTTGCGCACGTACACCGAGCTGGCCGGTGACGCCAAGACGCTGTCGGCGTATCTGGAGGAGCGCTTCGAGGACGGCAGCCGGATGCTGCGCCTGGTGTCGGCGACCGTCATCGTCGTCTTCTTCACCGTCTACGTGGCCAGCGGGCTGCTGGCCGGGGGAGTGCTGTTCGAGGGGATCTTCGGGGGCGGCTTCGAATTCGCGCTCACCGTCTTCGCCGTGGTGATCGTCGTCTACACCGTGCTGGGCGGCTTCCGCGCGGTGAGTGTGACGCACTCGGTGCAGGCCACGGTGATGTTCTGCGCGGCCATCGCCCTCCCCATGATCGGCATCGGACTGCTCGGCGGATTCGGCGCGTTCCACGACGTACTCGCCCACAAGACGTCGTCCCTGCTGGACATGGGGGCCAAGGCCCACTTCGACGGCTCCCGGTGGGTGTCCGGTGAACCGCTCGGTGCCGTGGCCGTCATCTCCCTGCTCGCCTGGGGGCTGGGCTACTTCGGCCAGCCGCACATCCTGGTCCGCTTCATGAGCATCCGCAGCACCCGCGACATCCCCTTGGCCCGCCGTATCGGTGTGGGCTGGGTGGTCGTCTGCCTGGCGGGTGCCTCGCTCGTGGGGCTGGTCGGGATCGCCGCCCTCGACCAGCCGCTGGACAACCCGGAGACCGTCTTCATCCAGCTCTGCGCCCAGCTGGTCAACCCGTGGGTCGCGGGCATCCTGCTCGTCGCCGTGCTCGCCGCCATCAAGTCCACCGCGGACAGCCAGCTGTTGGTCTCCGCGATGGCCCTCACCGAGGACTTCTACCGGGCCTTCGTCAAGCGGCGGGCCTCGGACGCGTCGATGGTGCTGGCGGCCCGTGTGACGGTCGTGGTCGTGGCGCTGGTGGCCTACGCCATCGCACTCAGCGGCGGCGCCGTACTGGACATCGTCGCGTACGCCTGGGCGGGCTTCGGCGCCGCCTTCGGCCCGGTCATCCTGCTCTCGCTCTACTGGCCGCGCATGACGCGTGCCGGGGCGATGGCCGGCATCGTGACGGGGGCGGTCACCGTCGTCATGTGGAAGCAGATCGACCCGCTCCTCGGGCCGCTCCAGTCGGGCATCTACGAGATGGTGCCGGGCGTGCTCGCGGCCACCGTCGCGGCACTGCTCTTCGGGAAGTTCGTCGGCCGCCCTCCCCGCCGCACCTGGTCGGGCCCCATGGAGAGGCAGGCCACGGCCACATCGCCGGTCGGCTGA
- a CDS encoding peptidase inhibitor family I36 protein — MRRIRSFVVAAAALAAALGTVPAASAAPSASARPAAFPCTSGYFCIYSDWNGGGTRCQWSQSSKANTADDCSFIQRGQNVRSVWNNTRHRVQYYTQTNYHARVGSTPSGAGGNLQGSYQIRSFKPQ; from the coding sequence ATGCGCCGCATCCGCTCGTTCGTCGTCGCCGCAGCAGCCCTGGCAGCCGCCCTGGGAACCGTCCCCGCCGCGTCCGCGGCCCCCTCTGCCTCCGCCCGCCCGGCGGCCTTCCCTTGCACCTCGGGGTACTTCTGTATCTACAGCGACTGGAACGGCGGGGGAACCCGCTGTCAGTGGTCACAGTCGAGCAAGGCGAACACCGCCGACGACTGCTCCTTCATCCAGCGGGGACAGAACGTCCGCTCCGTATGGAACAACACCCGGCACCGCGTGCAGTACTACACACAGACCAACTATCACGCGCGCGTCGGGTCCACCCCCTCCGGCGCGGGCGGCAACCTGCAGGGCAGCTACCAGATCCGTTCCTTCAAGCCCCAGTAG
- a CDS encoding family 2B encapsulin nanocompartment shell protein — MHDQTSLSPDAARQLATTTKTTPQMRGITPRYLLRALPWVDVESGVFRVNRRRTYVLGDDRISIHSDGGSPRVVPGDLRELPYLRDADDALLSELADAFTEVTFEAGEMLAQDGDAHDQLWVIAQGRAEKRASGRYGEDAVLEVIGDGQFFDLDAWTRSEPMPYRVKALTPGVALCVERSVLAGLCDRDTTVRGAVDAYLAADGVLPGAEVPVDLSAGHVGEPELPMTFVDYEDTPREYHMTLAQTVLRVHTRVSDLYNGPIDQTRAQSNLTVHALRERQEASLLNHPEFGLFNNVAPGQRVQARTGSPTPDDLDELLTRVWKQPGFFVAHPRAIAAFGRECTRRGVPPIIDNRFGSPLLTWRGVPLLPSDKVRFSGSAGIGTTEILLMRTGEAEQGVVGLRPAKVEDEVEPGLSMRNMGVDQKGVTSYLMTAYFNTAVLVEDALAVLQNVEVSNYHDYS; from the coding sequence GTGCACGACCAGACGAGTCTCAGCCCGGATGCGGCACGGCAGCTTGCGACCACCACCAAGACCACCCCGCAGATGCGCGGCATCACCCCGCGCTATCTGCTCCGCGCCCTGCCGTGGGTGGACGTCGAATCGGGTGTCTTCCGCGTCAACCGCCGCCGCACCTACGTCCTCGGCGACGACCGCATCAGCATCCACAGCGACGGCGGTTCGCCCCGCGTCGTCCCGGGCGACCTGCGCGAACTGCCGTACCTCCGGGACGCCGACGACGCACTGCTCTCCGAACTGGCGGACGCCTTCACGGAGGTCACCTTCGAGGCCGGGGAGATGCTCGCCCAGGACGGCGACGCCCACGACCAGCTGTGGGTGATCGCCCAGGGCCGCGCCGAGAAGCGGGCCAGCGGCCGCTACGGGGAGGACGCCGTACTCGAAGTCATCGGCGACGGCCAGTTCTTCGACCTCGACGCCTGGACCCGCTCCGAGCCCATGCCGTACCGCGTCAAGGCGCTCACCCCCGGCGTGGCACTGTGCGTCGAGCGCAGCGTGCTCGCCGGTCTGTGCGACCGCGACACGACGGTACGGGGAGCGGTGGATGCCTATCTCGCGGCGGACGGCGTCCTGCCGGGCGCCGAGGTCCCCGTCGACCTCAGCGCGGGGCATGTCGGCGAACCCGAACTCCCCATGACCTTCGTCGACTACGAGGACACGCCCCGCGAGTACCACATGACCCTCGCCCAGACCGTGCTGCGTGTGCACACCCGGGTCTCCGACCTCTACAACGGGCCCATCGACCAGACCCGCGCCCAGTCCAACCTCACCGTGCACGCACTGCGGGAGCGGCAGGAAGCATCGCTGCTCAACCACCCGGAGTTCGGTCTCTTCAACAATGTGGCCCCGGGCCAGCGGGTGCAGGCGCGCACCGGTTCCCCGACACCCGACGACCTCGACGAGCTGCTGACCAGGGTCTGGAAGCAGCCCGGTTTCTTCGTCGCGCATCCCAGGGCCATCGCCGCGTTCGGCCGGGAGTGTACGCGCCGGGGCGTGCCCCCGATCATCGACAACCGGTTCGGCAGTCCGCTGCTGACCTGGCGCGGCGTCCCGCTGCTCCCATCGGACAAGGTGCGGTTCTCCGGCAGTGCCGGCATCGGCACCACCGAGATCCTGCTGATGCGCACCGGCGAGGCCGAGCAGGGCGTGGTCGGTCTGCGCCCCGCGAAGGTCGAGGACGAGGTGGAACCCGGCCTGTCGATGCGGAACATGGGCGTCGACCAGAAGGGCGTCACGTCGTATCTGATGACGGCGTACTTCAACACCGCGGTGCTGGTGGAGGACGCGCTCGCCGTGCTCCAGAACGTCGAGGTCTCCAACTACCATGACTACAGCTGA
- a CDS encoding cysteine desulfurase, whose amino-acid sequence MTTADVPRSRGPQATPTADPLAGGLTSVDPATVLAAALSMGTVTEAATGPVATDPTASASHAPQAPHASEATQAAQAGTPSVQPTAQQPDQSAAHPVQPTGLPGQPAAFSPEMARRDFPILHRTVNGHPLVWLDNGATTQKPRQVIETLAAFYGSANSNIHRGAHTMAREATEAYEGGRAAVARFLGAPSPDDIVFVRGTTEAINLVAQSWGRANLGPGDDILVPVLEHHSNIVPWQLVAKETRARVVPVPLQPDGQIDLDAYADLLSMRTQLVAVSQASNVLGTVPPVREMTALAHRYGAKVLVDGAQAVAHFPVDVQDLDADFYVFSGHKLFAPTGIGALYAKPEVLRDMAPWQGGGNMIESVGFTRTTYAPVPHLLEAGTGHISGVVGLLSALNWLTSFDREAIAAYETSLMAYAQQALATVPGLELLGSAPDRIAVLTFTLAGHDPSAIADWLDRDGIAIRAGHHCAQPALAHYGLESAARASLALYNTSEEVDKLVASLHRLQQSD is encoded by the coding sequence ATGACTACAGCTGACGTTCCCCGCAGCCGGGGGCCCCAGGCGACTCCGACTGCGGACCCGCTCGCCGGCGGCCTGACGTCCGTCGATCCGGCTACGGTGTTGGCGGCGGCCCTGTCCATGGGCACGGTCACGGAAGCGGCCACGGGCCCGGTCGCCACCGACCCGACCGCCTCGGCCTCCCACGCCCCGCAGGCTCCGCATGCAAGCGAGGCCACCCAGGCCGCCCAAGCCGGCACCCCGTCCGTACAACCCACCGCCCAGCAGCCCGATCAGTCCGCGGCCCACCCCGTTCAACCCACCGGCCTCCCCGGCCAACCCGCCGCCTTCTCACCCGAGATGGCGCGACGGGACTTCCCGATCCTGCACCGGACGGTGAACGGGCACCCACTGGTCTGGCTGGACAACGGGGCCACCACGCAGAAGCCGCGCCAGGTGATCGAGACACTCGCCGCCTTCTACGGATCCGCCAACTCCAACATCCACCGTGGCGCGCACACCATGGCCCGGGAAGCCACCGAGGCATACGAAGGGGGCCGGGCGGCGGTCGCCCGGTTCCTGGGCGCGCCGTCACCCGACGACATCGTCTTCGTGCGCGGCACCACCGAGGCGATCAATCTCGTCGCCCAGAGCTGGGGACGGGCCAACCTCGGCCCCGGGGACGACATCCTGGTGCCCGTACTGGAGCACCACTCGAACATCGTCCCCTGGCAGTTGGTCGCCAAGGAGACCCGGGCCCGGGTGGTCCCCGTACCCCTGCAACCGGACGGCCAGATCGATCTGGATGCGTACGCCGACCTGCTGTCGATGCGCACCCAGCTCGTCGCGGTCAGCCAGGCGTCGAATGTCCTCGGCACCGTCCCGCCGGTGCGCGAGATGACCGCGCTCGCCCACCGTTACGGCGCCAAGGTGCTGGTGGACGGGGCCCAGGCGGTGGCGCACTTCCCTGTCGATGTGCAGGACCTGGACGCCGACTTCTATGTGTTCTCCGGCCACAAGCTGTTCGCCCCGACGGGCATCGGCGCCCTGTACGCGAAGCCGGAGGTCCTGCGGGACATGGCGCCGTGGCAGGGCGGCGGCAACATGATCGAGTCCGTCGGCTTCACCCGTACGACCTACGCCCCCGTACCGCACCTCCTGGAGGCCGGCACGGGGCACATCTCCGGCGTGGTCGGTCTGCTGTCCGCGCTGAACTGGCTGACGTCCTTCGACCGGGAAGCCATCGCCGCCTATGAGACCTCGCTGATGGCGTACGCCCAGCAAGCCCTGGCCACGGTCCCGGGCCTCGAGCTGCTGGGTTCCGCACCCGACAGAATCGCCGTACTGACCTTCACCCTCGCCGGTCACGACCCGTCGGCGATCGCCGACTGGCTGGACCGCGACGGCATCGCCATCCGCGCCGGCCACCACTGCGCCCAACCGGCGCTGGCCCACTACGGCCTGGAGAGCGCGGCGCGTGCCTCACTCGCGCTCTACAACACGTCCGAGGAGGTGGACAAGCTGGTGGCGTCGCTGCACCGACTGCAGCAGTCCGACTGA
- a CDS encoding GNAT family N-acetyltransferase, producing the protein MFAVSLGDDGAELRPLEPWNAGEYLAHMDRGREYIGRFIALADRSADLASATAFLQSYADKAAADSGRLYGIWADGVLVGGVLFKTFDAESGNCEVGCWLEQAAVGRGLITRAIRVLIDWAVEQRGMHRVEWVASSGNTASINVAKRLGMVRDAVLRESNLYRGVRHDMEIWSVLARDWRRQDDASGR; encoded by the coding sequence ATGTTCGCGGTATCGCTGGGTGACGACGGTGCGGAGCTGCGGCCGCTGGAGCCATGGAACGCCGGGGAGTACCTCGCGCACATGGACCGGGGCCGTGAGTACATCGGCCGGTTCATCGCGCTGGCGGACCGGAGCGCCGACCTTGCGTCCGCCACGGCGTTCTTGCAGTCGTACGCGGACAAGGCGGCTGCCGACAGCGGCCGGCTCTACGGCATCTGGGCCGACGGTGTGCTCGTCGGCGGTGTCCTGTTCAAGACGTTCGACGCCGAGTCCGGCAACTGCGAGGTCGGCTGCTGGCTGGAGCAGGCGGCTGTCGGGCGCGGTCTGATCACGCGCGCGATCCGGGTGCTCATCGACTGGGCGGTCGAGCAGCGGGGGATGCACCGGGTGGAGTGGGTCGCGTCCTCCGGCAACACCGCGAGCATCAATGTCGCCAAGCGGCTCGGCATGGTGCGCGACGCCGTGCTGCGCGAGAGCAACCTGTACCGAGGCGTGCGCCACGACATGGAGATCTGGTCGGTCCTGGCCCGGGACTGGCGCAGGCAGGATGATGCATCAGGCCGGTGA